One genomic segment of Hydrocarboniclastica marina includes these proteins:
- the nadA gene encoding quinolinate synthase NadA, with protein MTERQDRILVQEFFAREHEARAVGGADTQLLRQRIKALLKERDAALVAHYYTDPELQSLAEETGGCVSDSLEMARFGSLHAASTLVVCGVKFMGETAKILNPEKTVLMPTLEATCSLDIGCPDDEFTAFCDAHPDRTVVVYANTSAAVKARADWVVTSSCAQEIVSYLDSRGEKILWAPDRHLGQYIQSATGADMLLWDGSCIVHEEFKAQALDDLKALYPDAAVLVHPESPAAVVELADVVGSTSRLIQAATELPNQRFIVATDSGIFYKMKQSAPNKIFIEAPTAGRGATCRSCAQCPWMGMNGLENLLAVLERGHQEIEVDPGVRKRALVPLGRMLDFTRNHQARAVGNG; from the coding sequence ATGACAGAGAGACAAGACCGAATCCTGGTGCAGGAATTTTTCGCCCGCGAACACGAGGCCCGGGCGGTGGGCGGTGCCGACACACAGTTACTCAGGCAGCGGATCAAAGCGTTGCTGAAGGAGCGGGACGCCGCGCTGGTTGCGCACTACTATACCGACCCTGAGCTGCAGTCGCTGGCTGAAGAAACGGGCGGCTGCGTATCGGATTCGCTGGAAATGGCCCGCTTCGGCAGTTTGCATGCTGCCTCTACTCTGGTTGTGTGCGGCGTGAAGTTCATGGGTGAAACTGCAAAGATTCTGAACCCAGAAAAGACGGTGCTCATGCCCACTCTGGAGGCAACCTGTTCTTTGGATATCGGCTGCCCAGACGATGAGTTCACTGCCTTCTGTGATGCCCACCCGGACCGCACGGTGGTCGTTTATGCCAATACCTCAGCGGCGGTAAAAGCGCGTGCCGACTGGGTGGTAACCTCCAGCTGCGCACAGGAAATCGTCAGCTATCTCGACAGCCGGGGCGAAAAAATCCTTTGGGCTCCCGATCGCCACCTTGGCCAGTATATCCAGTCCGCAACCGGCGCAGATATGCTTCTTTGGGACGGCAGCTGTATTGTCCATGAAGAGTTCAAGGCCCAGGCGCTTGATGACCTTAAAGCCCTCTATCCGGACGCGGCGGTGCTGGTACATCCGGAGTCACCCGCGGCGGTTGTTGAGCTGGCGGACGTGGTGGGGTCGACCTCTCGCCTGATCCAGGCTGCAACCGAACTGCCAAACCAGCGATTCATCGTGGCGACCGATAGCGGTATCTTCTACAAAATGAAGCAGAGTGCGCCCAACAAAATTTTTATAGAAGCACCGACCGCAGGTCGCGGCGCTACCTGCAGGAGCTGTGCCCAGTGCCCCTGGATGGGAATGAATGGACTTGAGAATCTTCTTGCTGTACTGGAGAGAGGGCATCAGGAGATTGAAGTTGATCCCGGGGTCAGAAAAAGGGCGCTGGTGCCACTCGGACGTATGCTGGACTTTACCCGGAATCATCAAGCCAGAGCGGTCGGTAATGGTTGA